A DNA window from Rhodococcus sp. Z13 contains the following coding sequences:
- a CDS encoding alkene reductase, translated as MDLFTPVTLGDLDLANRIVMAPLTRLRGGPDGVPGELVAEHYRQRASVGLIVAEGTYVNFESQGFVGQPGLVTDAQTTGWRRVADAVHADGGRIVVQLMHAGRVTHPDTNGGRRVVAPSAVAIDGLTHTTSGKQPFPVPHALTGDEVRAVVDDFVASARRAIDAGLDGVEIHSANGYLLHEFLSPASNRRDDEYGGSVENRIRLVVEIVTAVADAIGAGRVGLRISPERNIQDVAETDPADVLAVYGTLVDRLQPLGLAYLSVLHDDPAGELIQELRRRFGGKVMANSGFSTPTTREEAVRLVADGSADAVAVGRAVLANPDLVARWRAGLPENEPRPEFFYASGAEGYIDYPTLEAVHQP; from the coding sequence ATGGACCTGTTCACACCTGTGACCCTCGGAGACCTCGACCTGGCCAACCGCATCGTCATGGCCCCGCTGACCCGCCTGCGCGGCGGACCGGACGGCGTTCCCGGCGAGCTGGTCGCCGAACACTATCGGCAACGTGCGAGCGTGGGGCTGATCGTCGCGGAGGGCACCTATGTGAACTTCGAGTCGCAGGGCTTCGTCGGCCAGCCCGGCCTGGTCACCGACGCGCAGACCACGGGCTGGCGCCGCGTCGCCGACGCCGTGCACGCGGACGGTGGGCGCATCGTGGTGCAGTTGATGCACGCCGGGCGGGTCACCCATCCGGACACCAACGGTGGCCGGCGGGTGGTCGCCCCGAGCGCGGTCGCGATCGACGGCCTGACCCACACCACCTCCGGCAAGCAGCCGTTCCCGGTCCCGCACGCCCTGACCGGCGACGAGGTGCGCGCGGTCGTCGACGATTTCGTCGCGTCCGCGCGACGGGCGATCGACGCCGGTCTCGACGGGGTGGAGATCCACAGTGCGAACGGGTATCTGCTGCACGAGTTCCTGTCGCCGGCCTCGAATCGGCGTGACGACGAGTACGGCGGGTCGGTGGAGAACCGGATCCGCCTCGTCGTGGAGATCGTCACGGCGGTGGCCGACGCCATCGGGGCCGGCCGCGTCGGCCTGCGGATCTCCCCCGAACGCAACATCCAGGACGTCGCCGAGACCGATCCGGCCGATGTCCTCGCCGTCTACGGCACCCTCGTCGACCGGTTGCAGCCGCTGGGCCTGGCCTATCTGTCGGTGTTGCACGACGATCCCGCCGGGGAGCTGATCCAGGAACTGCGCCGGCGGTTCGGCGGGAAAGTGATGGCCAACAGTGGGTTCTCCACCCCGACCACCCGGGAGGAGGCGGTGCGGCTCGTCGCGGACGGCAGCGCGGATGCGGTGGCGGTCGGGCGGGCGGTACTCGCCAATCCCGATCTGGTCGCGCGGTGGCGGGCCGGTCTGCCGGAGAACGAGCCGCGGCCCGAGTTCTTCTACGCCTCTGGTGCCGAGGGGTACATCGACTACCCCACGCTGGAGGCGGTGCACCAGCCCTGA
- a CDS encoding SRPBCC family protein, whose translation MGPMQIEPLTYQSSVVVSADPEKVYALVSDVTRTGEWSPVCVECRWDDGHGPEVGSFFTGRNVNPERTWETRSQVVAADPGREFAWSVGPGLVRWGYLMEPVEGGTKLTETWEFGAAGQEMFRERFGDTAPAEIAKREQAAREGIPVTLDAIKRILEG comes from the coding sequence ATGGGGCCCATGCAGATCGAACCGTTGACCTATCAGTCCTCCGTCGTCGTGTCAGCCGACCCCGAGAAGGTGTACGCGCTGGTCTCCGACGTCACCCGCACCGGCGAGTGGTCCCCGGTGTGCGTCGAGTGCCGCTGGGACGACGGGCACGGCCCCGAGGTCGGCTCCTTCTTCACCGGCCGCAACGTCAACCCCGAACGCACCTGGGAGACCCGCTCGCAGGTCGTCGCCGCCGACCCGGGCCGCGAGTTCGCCTGGTCCGTCGGCCCGGGCCTGGTCCGCTGGGGCTACCTCATGGAGCCGGTCGAGGGCGGCACGAAGCTGACCGAGACCTGGGAATTCGGCGCGGCCGGCCAGGAGATGTTCCGCGAGCGCTTCGGCGACACCGCCCCGGCCGAGATCGCCAAGCGGGAGCAGGCCGCCCGTGAGGGCATCCCGGTCACCCTCGACGCGATCAAGCGCATCCTCGAGGGCTGA
- a CDS encoding DUF2510 domain-containing protein translates to MTAPPGWHPDPEGLPQLRWWDGNQWTSATQPYPADHGSRTCRRSCCAPTTPKPRTASRRSRPGTSPQLRLG, encoded by the coding sequence GTGACTGCACCACCCGGATGGCATCCCGATCCCGAAGGTCTACCGCAACTGCGCTGGTGGGACGGGAACCAGTGGACGTCGGCGACCCAGCCGTACCCCGCCGACCACGGGTCGCGGACATGTCGAAGATCATGCTGCGCGCCTACAACGCCGAAGCCGAGAACTGCGTCAAGACGGTCAAGGCCGGGAACCTCGCCGCAGCTTCGGCTCGGCTGA
- a CDS encoding DUF4041 domain-containing protein, with product MSKIMLRAYNAEAENCVKTVKAGNLAAASARLIKAAEQIARQGQMISLQVTPYYQQLRLRELELAADVHRKIQEEKEAERARREELREQRKAEQELAAERAELDKERAHYESALATLEANGDTAGAERLRAKLADVQRAIDDVDYRAANVRAGYVYVISNMGAFGINMVKIGMTRRLDPMDRVRELGDASVPFRFDVHALFFSEDAVTVEAKLHEAFADRRVNKVNPRREFFYATPEEVLDVLRQHVGEVLSFTSEPEAEEYLISIGKKDASF from the coding sequence ATGTCGAAGATCATGCTGCGCGCCTACAACGCCGAAGCCGAGAACTGCGTCAAGACGGTCAAGGCCGGGAACCTCGCCGCAGCTTCGGCTCGGCTGATCAAGGCGGCCGAACAGATCGCCCGCCAGGGACAGATGATCTCCCTCCAGGTGACCCCCTACTATCAGCAGCTCCGACTGCGCGAACTCGAGCTGGCCGCCGACGTCCACCGGAAGATCCAGGAGGAGAAGGAAGCCGAACGTGCCCGCCGCGAAGAGCTCCGCGAACAGCGCAAGGCCGAACAGGAACTCGCTGCGGAGCGGGCCGAACTCGACAAGGAACGGGCCCACTACGAATCCGCCCTGGCCACCCTCGAAGCCAACGGCGACACCGCCGGTGCGGAACGGCTGCGGGCCAAACTCGCCGACGTGCAACGGGCGATCGACGACGTCGACTACCGCGCTGCGAACGTGCGGGCCGGATACGTCTACGTCATCTCCAACATGGGTGCCTTCGGGATCAACATGGTCAAGATCGGCATGACCCGCCGCCTCGACCCGATGGACCGCGTCCGCGAACTCGGCGACGCGTCGGTTCCGTTCCGGTTCGACGTCCACGCACTGTTCTTCTCCGAGGACGCCGTCACCGTCGAGGCGAAACTGCACGAAGCTTTCGCGGACAGACGGGTGAACAAGGTCAATCCCCGTCGCGAGTTCTTCTACGCCACGCCCGAGGAAGTTCTCGATGTCCTCCGGCAGCACGTCGGCGAGGTGCTCTCGTTCACGTCCGAACCGGAGGCCGAGGAATACCTGATCAGTATCGGGAAGAAGGACGCGTCGTTCTGA
- a CDS encoding Hsp20/alpha crystallin family protein — protein sequence MSTISPRRSRSLLSSWPALPDWSEIMARFDAMPAWPSLQDHMIRVEEQLDGDRYILRAELPGIDPDKDVDIRVRDGSLSIMAERSEEKKENTRSEFRYGTFSRSMSLPPGAVEDGIEATYADGILTVTVPVSEPTADEKQVAVKKISTRNGDKR from the coding sequence ATGAGCACGATTTCACCCCGTCGTTCTCGTTCCCTTCTGTCGTCCTGGCCGGCGTTGCCGGACTGGTCCGAGATCATGGCCCGCTTCGATGCGATGCCGGCGTGGCCATCGCTGCAGGACCACATGATCCGCGTCGAGGAGCAGCTCGACGGCGACCGCTACATCCTGCGGGCGGAACTGCCGGGAATCGACCCGGACAAGGACGTCGACATCCGGGTGCGGGACGGTAGTTTGTCGATCATGGCGGAACGCTCCGAGGAGAAGAAGGAGAACACCCGCTCGGAATTCCGGTACGGCACCTTCTCTCGGTCGATGTCGTTGCCGCCCGGTGCCGTGGAGGACGGCATCGAAGCCACCTATGCCGACGGAATTCTCACCGTCACGGTTCCGGTGTCCGAACCCACCGCGGACGAGAAACAGGTCGCGGTGAAGAAGATCTCCACCCGGAACGGCGACAAGAGGTAA
- a CDS encoding SIMPL domain-containing protein — protein MNLHSVTITVTGHAERTVAPNRCTVVLRVHADGPTRDHAAEPVTAAVATITELVTELREQSPSPVKRWVFDRVRHGRHRPYHRDGKTKPWVYTSSASITVTFHGFDAVGPFVERVAAVETVTVADLRWWVTRKAQRTRLARVRELAVRDARGKAETYAAALGCGTVRPVAVADPGMLGTRPSPSPGGGPVMRAAMMSSDAVAADESGPGLVFEPERITLTADVEARFEAV, from the coding sequence ATGAATCTGCATTCCGTCACCATCACCGTCACCGGGCACGCCGAACGCACGGTCGCGCCGAACCGCTGCACGGTGGTGCTGCGGGTGCACGCCGACGGTCCCACCCGGGACCACGCCGCCGAGCCCGTCACCGCGGCGGTCGCCACGATCACCGAGCTGGTGACGGAGCTGCGGGAGCAGTCCCCGAGCCCGGTGAAGCGGTGGGTGTTCGACCGGGTGCGGCACGGCCGGCACCGCCCCTACCACCGCGACGGCAAGACCAAGCCGTGGGTGTACACCTCCTCGGCGTCGATCACCGTCACCTTCCACGGGTTCGACGCGGTGGGGCCGTTCGTGGAGCGGGTCGCGGCGGTCGAGACCGTCACCGTCGCCGACCTGCGCTGGTGGGTCACCCGCAAGGCGCAGCGCACGCGTCTGGCCCGTGTGCGTGAGCTCGCCGTCCGCGACGCGCGCGGCAAGGCCGAGACCTACGCGGCGGCGCTCGGCTGCGGCACGGTGCGACCGGTGGCGGTGGCGGATCCGGGCATGCTCGGCACCCGGCCCTCGCCCTCACCCGGCGGTGGGCCGGTGATGCGGGCGGCGATGATGAGTTCGGATGCGGTGGCGGCGGACGAGTCCGGGCCGGGGTTGGTGTTCGAACCGGAGCGCATCACGCTCACCGCCGACGTCGAGGCACGTTTCGAAGCCGTGTGA
- a CDS encoding alpha/beta hydrolase family protein, which translates to MSPDGTGFAHIVDDGGYPWAVQRFLSGHHCGTDRRVELPVPGPVTRLAHSADSRWLACQIAPHGGNRPQVWVVRTDPEDRSARRVGADDACATELVGWDGTRVAVTTADEHGVAESRLVDVRTGEIAVLDRRVGGHLVDSWAGAALLRVGPRCHRELLLLRGGSRIPLLPADVGSSTDFGVILDDHHVLGALDQHRSPWATSEGEPDRYIRVLVRSDHDAEFHRLLGLAVSAAGTSYRILAERDEASLDEFAVSDDHSTVALLWNHKGLSELQILHLADASVDPPIPLPGLVASQPSISADGSLLAVTVEGPGMPPSVELVDPRTGEGGPVEPARTEMRRADTPVLLEFPARDGLGLSGWLYRAEGFAPGPVMLWLHGGPEHQERPGYSDYFPALADAGISVFAPNVRGSGGFGRTFVHADDRYGRFSAIDDVADCVRFLVDEGIAVPDRIGCAGHSYGGYLTLASLTFHPELFAAGITVCGMSDLESFYAHTEPWIAAAAYLEYGHPENDRELLRELSPMRRIDALTAPLLVVHGAHDTNVPVPESRQIVAALEARGRDVRFLLFDDEGHDIVRRENRRRLAAAMVAWLSTHLRVRVPAGP; encoded by the coding sequence GTGTCGCCGGACGGGACCGGGTTCGCGCACATCGTCGACGACGGTGGCTATCCGTGGGCGGTGCAGCGGTTCCTGTCCGGGCACCACTGCGGCACCGACCGGCGTGTCGAGCTGCCCGTCCCCGGTCCGGTGACCCGGCTCGCGCACTCGGCGGACAGCCGGTGGCTGGCCTGCCAGATCGCCCCGCACGGCGGGAACCGGCCGCAGGTGTGGGTGGTGCGCACCGATCCGGAGGACCGCTCGGCGCGGCGCGTGGGTGCCGACGACGCGTGCGCCACCGAACTCGTCGGCTGGGACGGCACCCGGGTCGCGGTCACCACGGCCGACGAGCACGGCGTCGCCGAGTCCCGGTTGGTGGACGTGCGCACCGGGGAGATCGCGGTCCTCGACCGGCGGGTGGGTGGGCACCTGGTGGATTCGTGGGCCGGGGCGGCGCTGCTGCGGGTGGGGCCGCGGTGCCACCGCGAACTGCTGCTCCTGCGTGGGGGGAGCCGGATCCCGTTGCTGCCCGCCGATGTCGGGTCCAGCACCGATTTCGGGGTGATCCTCGACGACCATCACGTGCTCGGCGCGCTCGATCAGCACCGCTCCCCCTGGGCCACCAGCGAGGGCGAACCGGACCGCTACATCCGGGTGCTCGTGCGCAGCGACCACGACGCCGAGTTCCACCGGCTGCTCGGCCTCGCCGTCTCGGCGGCGGGCACCTCCTACCGGATCCTCGCCGAACGCGACGAGGCCTCGCTCGACGAGTTCGCCGTCAGCGACGACCACAGCACCGTGGCGCTGCTGTGGAACCACAAGGGACTCAGCGAGTTGCAGATCCTGCATCTCGCCGACGCCTCGGTGGATCCGCCGATCCCGCTGCCGGGGCTGGTGGCGTCGCAGCCGAGCATCAGCGCGGACGGGTCGCTGCTGGCCGTCACCGTGGAGGGGCCGGGTATGCCGCCGTCGGTGGAACTCGTCGATCCGCGCACCGGGGAAGGGGGTCCGGTGGAGCCGGCCCGCACCGAGATGCGTCGCGCCGACACCCCGGTGCTGCTCGAGTTCCCGGCGCGGGACGGGCTGGGGTTGTCCGGCTGGCTGTACCGGGCCGAGGGGTTCGCGCCGGGGCCGGTGATGCTGTGGCTGCACGGCGGCCCCGAGCACCAGGAACGTCCCGGCTACAGCGACTACTTCCCCGCCCTCGCCGACGCCGGGATCAGCGTGTTCGCCCCCAATGTGCGCGGTTCCGGCGGGTTCGGCCGCACCTTCGTGCACGCCGACGACCGTTACGGCCGGTTCTCCGCGATCGACGACGTCGCCGACTGCGTGCGGTTCCTCGTCGACGAGGGCATCGCGGTACCCGACCGGATCGGCTGCGCCGGGCACTCCTACGGTGGCTATCTGACGTTGGCGTCGCTGACCTTCCATCCCGAGTTGTTCGCCGCGGGGATCACGGTGTGCGGGATGAGCGATCTGGAGAGCTTCTACGCGCACACCGAGCCGTGGATCGCCGCGGCGGCCTATCTCGAATACGGCCATCCGGAGAACGACCGGGAGTTGCTGCGGGAGCTGTCGCCGATGCGCCGCATCGACGCGTTGACGGCGCCGCTGCTGGTGGTGCACGGCGCGCACGACACGAACGTGCCGGTGCCGGAGTCGAGGCAGATCGTCGCCGCGCTCGAGGCGCGGGGGCGGGACGTGCGGTTCCTGCTGTTCGACGACGAGGGGCACGACATCGTCCGGCGCGAGAACCGGCGGCGGCTGGCCGCCGCGATGGTGGCGTGGCTGTCGACGCACCTGCGGGTGCGGGTACCGGCCGGGCCGTGA
- a CDS encoding N-acetylglutaminylglutamine amidotransferase, which translates to MCGICGEIRFDGAPADVTAVARMTGSMGSRGPDEAGAYARQAVAFGHRRLCIIDLSSRGGQPMVDSELGLALVFNGCIYNYRQLRGELQHLGYRFFSTADSEVVLKAFHCWGSDCVHRFKGMFAFAVHDLDTGVVTLARDRLGIKPLYLAERPGRLRFASTTQALLRGGEVDTTLDRVALHHYLSFAAAVPAPHTVFRGIRTLPPATVRVVHPDGSSTETRYWEPVFTRSPAHRDWGRAQWQEALLDALRTAVRRRMVADVPVGVLLSGGLDSSLLVALLAERGQHDLATFSIGFDAAGGESGNEYYYSDLIARTFGTDHQRIHIDPARLPAAVPQAIAAMSEPMISHDCVAFHLLAQEVSRSVKVVQSGQGADEILGGYHWYQPLVGVARSQSAEAYAKVYFDRTHDDIAALLTPAYRLDRDVSAEFVARHHRAAGAETTVDAALRLDTTVMLVEDPVMRVDSMTMAWGLEARVPFLDHEFVELAAACPPEYKLEGDGKGVLKEASRALLPGEVIDRTKGYFPVPGIRHLEGEVLEMVTDALRSRAARDRALYRPEALDALFAAPNEIRTGRGINVLWQVGLLEMWLQTVEG; encoded by the coding sequence ATGTGCGGAATCTGCGGTGAGATCCGCTTCGACGGGGCACCGGCGGACGTGACCGCGGTCGCGCGGATGACCGGGTCGATGGGTTCGCGCGGACCGGACGAGGCGGGGGCGTACGCCCGGCAGGCGGTCGCGTTCGGGCACCGCCGGCTGTGCATCATCGACCTGTCCTCGCGGGGTGGGCAGCCGATGGTCGACAGCGAGCTCGGGCTGGCGCTGGTGTTCAACGGATGCATCTACAACTACCGACAGCTGCGCGGGGAGCTGCAGCATCTCGGCTACCGGTTCTTCTCCACGGCCGACAGCGAGGTCGTGCTCAAGGCGTTCCACTGCTGGGGCAGCGACTGCGTGCACCGGTTCAAGGGCATGTTCGCGTTCGCGGTCCACGACCTCGACACCGGGGTGGTCACCCTGGCCCGTGACCGGCTCGGCATCAAACCGCTCTATCTCGCCGAGCGACCGGGCCGGCTGCGGTTCGCGTCCACCACGCAGGCGCTGCTGCGCGGCGGGGAGGTCGACACCACCCTCGACCGGGTGGCACTGCACCACTATCTGAGCTTCGCGGCGGCGGTGCCCGCCCCGCACACCGTCTTCCGCGGCATCCGCACACTGCCGCCCGCGACGGTGCGGGTGGTGCACCCCGACGGGTCGAGCACCGAGACCCGCTACTGGGAACCGGTGTTCACGCGCTCCCCGGCGCACCGGGACTGGGGCCGCGCGCAGTGGCAGGAGGCGCTGCTCGACGCGCTGCGCACCGCCGTGCGCCGCCGCATGGTCGCCGATGTGCCGGTGGGGGTGCTGCTGTCCGGCGGGCTCGATTCGAGCCTGCTCGTGGCGTTGCTCGCCGAACGGGGGCAGCACGACCTGGCCACCTTCAGCATCGGGTTCGACGCCGCCGGCGGCGAGTCCGGCAACGAGTACTACTACTCCGATCTGATCGCGCGGACGTTCGGCACCGACCATCAGCGGATCCACATCGATCCGGCGCGGCTGCCGGCCGCGGTGCCGCAGGCGATCGCCGCGATGAGCGAGCCGATGATCAGCCACGACTGCGTCGCCTTCCATCTGCTGGCACAGGAAGTCAGCCGCTCGGTGAAGGTGGTGCAGTCCGGGCAGGGCGCCGACGAGATCCTCGGTGGTTACCACTGGTACCAGCCGCTGGTCGGGGTGGCGCGCAGCCAGTCGGCGGAGGCCTACGCGAAGGTGTACTTCGACCGCACCCACGACGACATCGCCGCGCTGCTGACCCCCGCCTACCGGCTCGACCGGGACGTCAGCGCCGAGTTCGTGGCCCGGCACCACCGCGCCGCCGGCGCCGAGACCACCGTCGACGCGGCGCTGCGGCTCGACACCACCGTCATGCTCGTCGAGGACCCGGTGATGCGGGTCGACAGCATGACCATGGCGTGGGGTCTCGAGGCGCGGGTGCCGTTCCTCGACCACGAGTTCGTCGAGCTCGCCGCGGCGTGCCCACCGGAGTACAAGCTCGAAGGCGACGGCAAGGGTGTGCTCAAGGAGGCCAGCCGCGCGCTGCTGCCCGGCGAGGTGATCGACCGGACCAAGGGGTACTTCCCGGTGCCGGGGATCCGGCATCTCGAGGGCGAGGTGCTCGAGATGGTGACCGATGCGCTGCGCAGTCGCGCGGCCCGCGACCGGGCGCTGTACCGGCCGGAGGCGCTCGACGCCCTGTTCGCCGCCCCGAACGAGATCCGCACCGGCCGCGGCATCAACGTGCTGTGGCAGGTGGGGTTGCTGGAGATGTGGTTGCAGACCGTGGAGGGCTAG